A window of Ictidomys tridecemlineatus isolate mIctTri1 chromosome 1, mIctTri1.hap1, whole genome shotgun sequence contains these coding sequences:
- the Paox gene encoding peroxisomal N(1)-acetyl-spermine/spermidine oxidase isoform X6: MLTIICLSGGNGAQALQKPGRPQPLSHTPSAKHSHFGKHLMVLNSSPTWWRMPVSQQKLRQENHKFKTSLSNGGVVEVGAHWIHGPSQGNPVFQLAAEYGLLGEKELSKENQLVETGGHVGLPSVCCTSSGARVSLELVAEMASLFYGLIDQTREFLHATETPVPSVGEYLKKEISQQVTGWTENEETRKLKLAILNTFFHVECCLSGTHSMDLVALAPFGEYTVLPGLDCTFSGGYQELTNCIMASLPKDVMIFNRPVKTIHWNGSFREGTFPGETFPVLVECEDGSRLPAHHVIVTVPLGFLKEQQNTFFDPPLPAEKAEAIRKIGFGTNNKIFLEFEEPFWEPDCQLIQVVWEDTSPLQDTAPSMQDAWFKKLIGFLVLPPFGENLLSRVWKPVWQVMCGSQTCGQDPFIKW, translated from the exons ATGCTCACCATCATTTGTCTCAG TGGTGGGAATGGAGCCCAGGCCTTGCAGAAGCCAGGCAggcctcaaccactgagccacacccccagtgccaagcacagccactttggaaagcattTAATGGTATTAAACAGCAGTCCcacgtggtggcgcatgcctgtatcccagcagaagctgagacaggagaatcacaagttcaaaaccagcctcagcaatg GTGGCGTGGTGGAGGTGGGTGCACACTGGATCCATGGGCCCTCCCAGGGCAACCCTGTCTTCCAGCTGGCTGCTGAGTATGGTCTCCTAGGGGAGAAGGAGTTGTCCAAGGAGAACCAGCTGGTGGAGACAGGTGGGCATGTGGGCCTGCCTTCTGTGTGCTGTACTAGCTCCGGGGCACGTGTGAGCCTTGAGCTGGTGGCAGAGATGGCCAGTCTTTTTTACGGGCTGATAGACCAGACCCGGGAGTTCCTTCATGCAACTGAGACCCCAGTGCCCAGCGTTGGGGAGTACCTCAAGAAGGAGATCAGCCAGCAGGTAACCGGCTGGACAGAGAATGAGGAGACCAGGAAGCTCAAGTTGGCCATCCTGAACACCTTCTTCCACGTGGAGTGCTGCTTGAGTGGCACCCATAGCATGGACCTGGTGGCCCTTGCGCCCTTTGGAGAGTACACCGTGCTGCCAGGGCTGGATTGCACCTTCTCTGG GGGCTACCAGGAACTTACCAACTGCATCATGGCCTCCTTGCCGAAGGACGTGATGATTTTCAACAGGCCTGTGAAGACTATTCACTGGAACGGCTCCTTCCGGGAGGGCACATTTCCTGGGGAGACCTTTCCTGTGTTGGTGGAGTGTGAGGATGGCAGTCGCCTTCCAGCACATCACGTCATTGTCACCGTTCCCTTAG GTTTTCTCAAAGAACAACAGAATACCTTCTTTGATCCTCCACTGCCTGCTGAGAAAGCAGAAGCAATCAGGAAAATAGGCTTTGGGACCAACAACAAAATCTTCCTGGAGTTTGAGGAGCCCTTCTGGGAGCCCGACTGCCAGCTCATCCAGGTGGTATGGGAGGACACATCACCCCTTCAGGACACAGCTCCCTCAATGCAGGATGCTTGGTTCAAGAAGCTCATTGGCTTCTTGGTCCTGCCACCCTTCGG AGAAAACTTACTTTCAAGAGTTTGGAAACCAGTGTGGCAGGTGATGTGTGGCTCTCAGACTTGTGGCCAGGATCCCTTTATAAAGTGGTGA
- the Echs1 gene encoding enoyl-CoA hydratase, mitochondrial — translation MASLRVVLLGVRHQLQLPARCPALRPFASGANFEYIITEKKGKNSNVGLIRLNRPKALNALCNGLIKELNQALETFEEDPTVGAIVLTGGDKAFAAGADIKEMQSRTFQDCYSSKFLSHWDHLTRVKKPVIAAVNGYALGGGCELAMMCDIIYAGEKAQFGQPEILLGTIPGAGGTQRLTRAVGKSLAMEMVLTGDRISAQDAKQAGLVSKIFPVETLVEEAIQCAEKIASNSKIIAAMAKESVNAAFEMTLTEGNKLEKKLFYSTFATDDRREGMAAFVEKRKASFKDH, via the exons ATGGCCTCCCTCCGCGTCGTACTGCTGGGTGTCCGCCACCAGCTGCAGCTCCCTGCCCGCTGCCCCGCGCTGCGGCCCTTCGCCTCGG GGGCTAACTTTGAGTACATCATCACAGAAAAAAAGGGGAAGAATAGCAACGTGGGGTTGATCCGATTGAACCGCCCCAAAGCACTCAACGCCCTTTGCAATGGCTTGATCAAGGAACTCAACCAGGCACTAGAGACCTTTGAGGAAGACCCCACCGTGGGCGCCATCGTGCTCACTGGTGGAGATAAGGCATTTGCAG CTGGAGCTGACATCAAGGAAATGCAGAGCCGGACATTCCAGGACTGTTACTCTAGCAAGTTCTTGAGCCACTGGGACCATCTAACTCGGGTCAAGAAGCCAGTCATTGCTGCTGTCAATGGTTATGCT CTTGGTGGGGGCTGTGAGCTTGCTATGATGTGTGATATCATCTACGCCGGCGAGAAAGCCCAGTTTGGACAGCCGGAAATCCTTCTGGGGACCATCCCAG GTGCAGGGGGCACTCAGAGACTTACCCGTGCAGTCGGCAAGTCCCTGGCAATGGAGATGGTCCTCACTGGTGACCGCATCTCAGCTCAGGATGCCAAGCAAGCAG GTCTTGTGAGCAAGATTTTTCCTGTTGAGACACTGGTTGAAGAAGCCATCCAATGTGCAGAAAAAATTGCCAGCAATTCCAAAATTATAGCAGCCATGGCCAAGGAATCTGTGAATGCAG CCTTTGAAATGACATTAACAGAAGGAAATAAGTTGGAGAAGAAACTCTTCTATTCGACCTTTGCCACC GATGACCGGAGAGAAGGCATGGCTGCATTTGTGGAGAAGAGGAAGGCCAGTTTCAAAGACCACTGA
- the Paox gene encoding peroxisomal N(1)-acetyl-spermine/spermidine oxidase isoform X4 translates to MASGGDGAEASGGRRVLVVGGGIAGLGAAQRLCRHPAAQHLRVLEATACAGGRIRSERRFGGVVEVGAHWIHGPSQGNPVFQLAAEYGLLGEKELSKENQLVETGGHVGLPSVCCTSSGARVSLELVAEMASLFYGLIDQTREFLHATETPVPSVGEYLKKEISQQVTGWTENEETRKLKLAILNTFFHVECCLSGTHSMDLVALAPFGEYTVLPGLDCTFSGGYQELTNCIMASLPKDVMIFNRPVKTIHWNGSFREGTFPGETFPVLVECEDGSRLPAHHVIVTVPLGFLKEQQNTFFDPPLPAEKAEAIRKIGFGTNNKIFLEFEEPFWEPDCQLIQVVWEDTSPLQDTAPSMQDAWFKKLIGFLVLPPFGSVHVLCGFIAGLESEFMETLSDEEVLLSLTQVLRRVTGNPQLPAPKSVLRSCWHSAPYTRGSYSYVAVGSTGDDIDLLAQPLPVDDSSTQLQILFAGEATHRTFYSTTHGALLSGWREADRLIGLWDLQSQQPRPRL, encoded by the exons ATGGCGTCAGGCGGCGATGGCGCGGAGGCCTCGGGCGGCCGGCGGGTGCTGGTGGTGGGCGGCGGCATCGCGGGGCTCGGAGCGGCGCAGAGGCTCTGCCGCCACCCGGCCGCCCAGCATCTGCGGGTCCTGGAAGCCACGGCCTGCGCCGGGGGCCGCATCCGCTCGGAACGCCGCTTCG GTGGCGTGGTGGAGGTGGGTGCACACTGGATCCATGGGCCCTCCCAGGGCAACCCTGTCTTCCAGCTGGCTGCTGAGTATGGTCTCCTAGGGGAGAAGGAGTTGTCCAAGGAGAACCAGCTGGTGGAGACAGGTGGGCATGTGGGCCTGCCTTCTGTGTGCTGTACTAGCTCCGGGGCACGTGTGAGCCTTGAGCTGGTGGCAGAGATGGCCAGTCTTTTTTACGGGCTGATAGACCAGACCCGGGAGTTCCTTCATGCAACTGAGACCCCAGTGCCCAGCGTTGGGGAGTACCTCAAGAAGGAGATCAGCCAGCAGGTAACCGGCTGGACAGAGAATGAGGAGACCAGGAAGCTCAAGTTGGCCATCCTGAACACCTTCTTCCACGTGGAGTGCTGCTTGAGTGGCACCCATAGCATGGACCTGGTGGCCCTTGCGCCCTTTGGAGAGTACACCGTGCTGCCAGGGCTGGATTGCACCTTCTCTGG GGGCTACCAGGAACTTACCAACTGCATCATGGCCTCCTTGCCGAAGGACGTGATGATTTTCAACAGGCCTGTGAAGACTATTCACTGGAACGGCTCCTTCCGGGAGGGCACATTTCCTGGGGAGACCTTTCCTGTGTTGGTGGAGTGTGAGGATGGCAGTCGCCTTCCAGCACATCACGTCATTGTCACCGTTCCCTTAG GTTTTCTCAAAGAACAACAGAATACCTTCTTTGATCCTCCACTGCCTGCTGAGAAAGCAGAAGCAATCAGGAAAATAGGCTTTGGGACCAACAACAAAATCTTCCTGGAGTTTGAGGAGCCCTTCTGGGAGCCCGACTGCCAGCTCATCCAGGTGGTATGGGAGGACACATCACCCCTTCAGGACACAGCTCCCTCAATGCAGGATGCTTGGTTCAAGAAGCTCATTGGCTTCTTGGTCCTGCCACCCTTCGG GTCTGTGCACGTGCTCTGCGGCTTCATTGCTGGCTTGGAGTCTGAGTTTATGGAGACTCTGTCTGATGAAGAAGTACTTCTCTCTCTAACCCAAGTGCTCCGGAGAGTGACAG GAAACCCACAGCTGCCTGCGCCTAAGAGTGTGCTGAGGTCTTGCTGGCACAGTGCCCCATACACCCGGGGTTCCTACAGCTACGTGGCCGTGGGCAGCACTGGAGATGACATAGACCTGCTGGCCCAGCCTCTCCCTGTGGATGACTCCAGCACCCAG CTCCAGATCCTGTTTGCAGGGGAAGCCACACATCGGACGTTTTACTCTACAACGCATGGGGCCCTGCTGTCTGGCTGGAGGGAGGCTGACCGCCTCATTGGTCTGTGGGACCTGCAGTCCCAGCAGCCCCGGCCCCGGCTCTGA
- the Paox gene encoding peroxisomal N(1)-acetyl-spermine/spermidine oxidase isoform X5 encodes MLTIICLSGGNGAQALQKPGRPQPLSHTPSAKHSHFGKHLMVLNSSPTWWRMPVSQQKLRQENHKFKTSLSNGGVVEVGAHWIHGPSQGNPVFQLAAEYGLLGEKELSKENQLVETGGHVGLPSVCCTSSGARVSLELVAEMASLFYGLIDQTREFLHATETPVPSVGEYLKKEISQQVTGWTENEETRKLKLAILNTFFHVECCLSGTHSMDLVALAPFGEYTVLPGLDCTFSGGYQELTNCIMASLPKDVMIFNRPVKTIHWNGSFREGTFPGETFPVLVECEDGSRLPAHHVIVTVPLGFLKEQQNTFFDPPLPAEKAEAIRKIGFGTNNKIFLEFEEPFWEPDCQLIQVVWEDTSPLQDTAPSMQDAWFKKLIGFLVLPPFGRSVHVLCGFIAGLESEFMETLSDEEVLLSLTQVLRRVTGNPQLPAPKSVLRSCWHSAPYTRGSYSYVAVGSTGDDIDLLAQPLPVDDSSTQLWSFSSSSWGTQQFW; translated from the exons ATGCTCACCATCATTTGTCTCAG TGGTGGGAATGGAGCCCAGGCCTTGCAGAAGCCAGGCAggcctcaaccactgagccacacccccagtgccaagcacagccactttggaaagcattTAATGGTATTAAACAGCAGTCCcacgtggtggcgcatgcctgtatcccagcagaagctgagacaggagaatcacaagttcaaaaccagcctcagcaatg GTGGCGTGGTGGAGGTGGGTGCACACTGGATCCATGGGCCCTCCCAGGGCAACCCTGTCTTCCAGCTGGCTGCTGAGTATGGTCTCCTAGGGGAGAAGGAGTTGTCCAAGGAGAACCAGCTGGTGGAGACAGGTGGGCATGTGGGCCTGCCTTCTGTGTGCTGTACTAGCTCCGGGGCACGTGTGAGCCTTGAGCTGGTGGCAGAGATGGCCAGTCTTTTTTACGGGCTGATAGACCAGACCCGGGAGTTCCTTCATGCAACTGAGACCCCAGTGCCCAGCGTTGGGGAGTACCTCAAGAAGGAGATCAGCCAGCAGGTAACCGGCTGGACAGAGAATGAGGAGACCAGGAAGCTCAAGTTGGCCATCCTGAACACCTTCTTCCACGTGGAGTGCTGCTTGAGTGGCACCCATAGCATGGACCTGGTGGCCCTTGCGCCCTTTGGAGAGTACACCGTGCTGCCAGGGCTGGATTGCACCTTCTCTGG GGGCTACCAGGAACTTACCAACTGCATCATGGCCTCCTTGCCGAAGGACGTGATGATTTTCAACAGGCCTGTGAAGACTATTCACTGGAACGGCTCCTTCCGGGAGGGCACATTTCCTGGGGAGACCTTTCCTGTGTTGGTGGAGTGTGAGGATGGCAGTCGCCTTCCAGCACATCACGTCATTGTCACCGTTCCCTTAG GTTTTCTCAAAGAACAACAGAATACCTTCTTTGATCCTCCACTGCCTGCTGAGAAAGCAGAAGCAATCAGGAAAATAGGCTTTGGGACCAACAACAAAATCTTCCTGGAGTTTGAGGAGCCCTTCTGGGAGCCCGACTGCCAGCTCATCCAGGTGGTATGGGAGGACACATCACCCCTTCAGGACACAGCTCCCTCAATGCAGGATGCTTGGTTCAAGAAGCTCATTGGCTTCTTGGTCCTGCCACCCTTCGG CAGGTCTGTGCACGTGCTCTGCGGCTTCATTGCTGGCTTGGAGTCTGAGTTTATGGAGACTCTGTCTGATGAAGAAGTACTTCTCTCTCTAACCCAAGTGCTCCGGAGAGTGACAG GAAACCCACAGCTGCCTGCGCCTAAGAGTGTGCTGAGGTCTTGCTGGCACAGTGCCCCATACACCCGGGGTTCCTACAGCTACGTGGCCGTGGGCAGCACTGGAGATGACATAGACCTGCTGGCCCAGCCTCTCCCTGTGGATGACTCCAGCACCCAG CTCTGGAGTTTCTCCTCATCCTCCTGGGGGACTCAGCAGTTCTGGTGA
- the Paox gene encoding peroxisomal N(1)-acetyl-spermine/spermidine oxidase isoform X3: protein MASGGDGAEASGGRRVLVVGGGIAGLGAAQRLCRHPAAQHLRVLEATACAGGRIRSERRFGGVVEVGAHWIHGPSQGNPVFQLAAEYGLLGEKELSKENQLVETGGHVGLPSVCCTSSGARVSLELVAEMASLFYGLIDQTREFLHATETPVPSVGEYLKKEISQQVTGWTENEETRKLKLAILNTFFHVECCLSGTHSMDLVALAPFGEYTVLPGLDCTFSGGYQELTNCIMASLPKDVMIFNRPVKTIHWNGSFREGTFPGETFPVLVECEDGSRLPAHHVIVTVPLGFLKEQQNTFFDPPLPAEKAEAIRKIGFGTNNKIFLEFEEPFWEPDCQLIQVVWEDTSPLQDTAPSMQDAWFKKLIGFLVLPPFGRSVHVLCGFIAGLESEFMETLSDEEVLLSLTQVLRRVTGNPQLPAPKSVLRSCWHSAPYTRGSYSYVAVGSTGDDIDLLAQPLPVDDSSTQLQILFAGEATHRTFYSTTHGALLSGWREADRLIGLWDLQSQQPRPRL from the exons ATGGCGTCAGGCGGCGATGGCGCGGAGGCCTCGGGCGGCCGGCGGGTGCTGGTGGTGGGCGGCGGCATCGCGGGGCTCGGAGCGGCGCAGAGGCTCTGCCGCCACCCGGCCGCCCAGCATCTGCGGGTCCTGGAAGCCACGGCCTGCGCCGGGGGCCGCATCCGCTCGGAACGCCGCTTCG GTGGCGTGGTGGAGGTGGGTGCACACTGGATCCATGGGCCCTCCCAGGGCAACCCTGTCTTCCAGCTGGCTGCTGAGTATGGTCTCCTAGGGGAGAAGGAGTTGTCCAAGGAGAACCAGCTGGTGGAGACAGGTGGGCATGTGGGCCTGCCTTCTGTGTGCTGTACTAGCTCCGGGGCACGTGTGAGCCTTGAGCTGGTGGCAGAGATGGCCAGTCTTTTTTACGGGCTGATAGACCAGACCCGGGAGTTCCTTCATGCAACTGAGACCCCAGTGCCCAGCGTTGGGGAGTACCTCAAGAAGGAGATCAGCCAGCAGGTAACCGGCTGGACAGAGAATGAGGAGACCAGGAAGCTCAAGTTGGCCATCCTGAACACCTTCTTCCACGTGGAGTGCTGCTTGAGTGGCACCCATAGCATGGACCTGGTGGCCCTTGCGCCCTTTGGAGAGTACACCGTGCTGCCAGGGCTGGATTGCACCTTCTCTGG GGGCTACCAGGAACTTACCAACTGCATCATGGCCTCCTTGCCGAAGGACGTGATGATTTTCAACAGGCCTGTGAAGACTATTCACTGGAACGGCTCCTTCCGGGAGGGCACATTTCCTGGGGAGACCTTTCCTGTGTTGGTGGAGTGTGAGGATGGCAGTCGCCTTCCAGCACATCACGTCATTGTCACCGTTCCCTTAG GTTTTCTCAAAGAACAACAGAATACCTTCTTTGATCCTCCACTGCCTGCTGAGAAAGCAGAAGCAATCAGGAAAATAGGCTTTGGGACCAACAACAAAATCTTCCTGGAGTTTGAGGAGCCCTTCTGGGAGCCCGACTGCCAGCTCATCCAGGTGGTATGGGAGGACACATCACCCCTTCAGGACACAGCTCCCTCAATGCAGGATGCTTGGTTCAAGAAGCTCATTGGCTTCTTGGTCCTGCCACCCTTCGG CAGGTCTGTGCACGTGCTCTGCGGCTTCATTGCTGGCTTGGAGTCTGAGTTTATGGAGACTCTGTCTGATGAAGAAGTACTTCTCTCTCTAACCCAAGTGCTCCGGAGAGTGACAG GAAACCCACAGCTGCCTGCGCCTAAGAGTGTGCTGAGGTCTTGCTGGCACAGTGCCCCATACACCCGGGGTTCCTACAGCTACGTGGCCGTGGGCAGCACTGGAGATGACATAGACCTGCTGGCCCAGCCTCTCCCTGTGGATGACTCCAGCACCCAG CTCCAGATCCTGTTTGCAGGGGAAGCCACACATCGGACGTTTTACTCTACAACGCATGGGGCCCTGCTGTCTGGCTGGAGGGAGGCTGACCGCCTCATTGGTCTGTGGGACCTGCAGTCCCAGCAGCCCCGGCCCCGGCTCTGA
- the Paox gene encoding peroxisomal N(1)-acetyl-spermine/spermidine oxidase isoform X1: MLTIICLSGGNGAQALQKPGRPQPLSHTPSAKHSHFGKHLMVLNSSPTWWRMPVSQQKLRQENHKFKTSLSNGGVVEVGAHWIHGPSQGNPVFQLAAEYGLLGEKELSKENQLVETGGHVGLPSVCCTSSGARVSLELVAEMASLFYGLIDQTREFLHATETPVPSVGEYLKKEISQQVTGWTENEETRKLKLAILNTFFHVECCLSGTHSMDLVALAPFGEYTVLPGLDCTFSGGYQELTNCIMASLPKDVMIFNRPVKTIHWNGSFREGTFPGETFPVLVECEDGSRLPAHHVIVTVPLGFLKEQQNTFFDPPLPAEKAEAIRKIGFGTNNKIFLEFEEPFWEPDCQLIQVVWEDTSPLQDTAPSMQDAWFKKLIGFLVLPPFGRSVHVLCGFIAGLESEFMETLSDEEVLLSLTQVLRRVTGNPQLPAPKSVLRSCWHSAPYTRGSYSYVAVGSTGDDIDLLAQPLPVDDSSTQLQILFAGEATHRTFYSTTHGALLSGWREADRLIGLWDLQSQQPRPRL, encoded by the exons ATGCTCACCATCATTTGTCTCAG TGGTGGGAATGGAGCCCAGGCCTTGCAGAAGCCAGGCAggcctcaaccactgagccacacccccagtgccaagcacagccactttggaaagcattTAATGGTATTAAACAGCAGTCCcacgtggtggcgcatgcctgtatcccagcagaagctgagacaggagaatcacaagttcaaaaccagcctcagcaatg GTGGCGTGGTGGAGGTGGGTGCACACTGGATCCATGGGCCCTCCCAGGGCAACCCTGTCTTCCAGCTGGCTGCTGAGTATGGTCTCCTAGGGGAGAAGGAGTTGTCCAAGGAGAACCAGCTGGTGGAGACAGGTGGGCATGTGGGCCTGCCTTCTGTGTGCTGTACTAGCTCCGGGGCACGTGTGAGCCTTGAGCTGGTGGCAGAGATGGCCAGTCTTTTTTACGGGCTGATAGACCAGACCCGGGAGTTCCTTCATGCAACTGAGACCCCAGTGCCCAGCGTTGGGGAGTACCTCAAGAAGGAGATCAGCCAGCAGGTAACCGGCTGGACAGAGAATGAGGAGACCAGGAAGCTCAAGTTGGCCATCCTGAACACCTTCTTCCACGTGGAGTGCTGCTTGAGTGGCACCCATAGCATGGACCTGGTGGCCCTTGCGCCCTTTGGAGAGTACACCGTGCTGCCAGGGCTGGATTGCACCTTCTCTGG GGGCTACCAGGAACTTACCAACTGCATCATGGCCTCCTTGCCGAAGGACGTGATGATTTTCAACAGGCCTGTGAAGACTATTCACTGGAACGGCTCCTTCCGGGAGGGCACATTTCCTGGGGAGACCTTTCCTGTGTTGGTGGAGTGTGAGGATGGCAGTCGCCTTCCAGCACATCACGTCATTGTCACCGTTCCCTTAG GTTTTCTCAAAGAACAACAGAATACCTTCTTTGATCCTCCACTGCCTGCTGAGAAAGCAGAAGCAATCAGGAAAATAGGCTTTGGGACCAACAACAAAATCTTCCTGGAGTTTGAGGAGCCCTTCTGGGAGCCCGACTGCCAGCTCATCCAGGTGGTATGGGAGGACACATCACCCCTTCAGGACACAGCTCCCTCAATGCAGGATGCTTGGTTCAAGAAGCTCATTGGCTTCTTGGTCCTGCCACCCTTCGG CAGGTCTGTGCACGTGCTCTGCGGCTTCATTGCTGGCTTGGAGTCTGAGTTTATGGAGACTCTGTCTGATGAAGAAGTACTTCTCTCTCTAACCCAAGTGCTCCGGAGAGTGACAG GAAACCCACAGCTGCCTGCGCCTAAGAGTGTGCTGAGGTCTTGCTGGCACAGTGCCCCATACACCCGGGGTTCCTACAGCTACGTGGCCGTGGGCAGCACTGGAGATGACATAGACCTGCTGGCCCAGCCTCTCCCTGTGGATGACTCCAGCACCCAG CTCCAGATCCTGTTTGCAGGGGAAGCCACACATCGGACGTTTTACTCTACAACGCATGGGGCCCTGCTGTCTGGCTGGAGGGAGGCTGACCGCCTCATTGGTCTGTGGGACCTGCAGTCCCAGCAGCCCCGGCCCCGGCTCTGA
- the Paox gene encoding peroxisomal N(1)-acetyl-spermine/spermidine oxidase isoform X2, whose protein sequence is MLTIICLSGGNGAQALQKPGRPQPLSHTPSAKHSHFGKHLMVLNSSPTWWRMPVSQQKLRQENHKFKTSLSNGGVVEVGAHWIHGPSQGNPVFQLAAEYGLLGEKELSKENQLVETGGHVGLPSVCCTSSGARVSLELVAEMASLFYGLIDQTREFLHATETPVPSVGEYLKKEISQQVTGWTENEETRKLKLAILNTFFHVECCLSGTHSMDLVALAPFGEYTVLPGLDCTFSGGYQELTNCIMASLPKDVMIFNRPVKTIHWNGSFREGTFPGETFPVLVECEDGSRLPAHHVIVTVPLGFLKEQQNTFFDPPLPAEKAEAIRKIGFGTNNKIFLEFEEPFWEPDCQLIQVVWEDTSPLQDTAPSMQDAWFKKLIGFLVLPPFGSVHVLCGFIAGLESEFMETLSDEEVLLSLTQVLRRVTGNPQLPAPKSVLRSCWHSAPYTRGSYSYVAVGSTGDDIDLLAQPLPVDDSSTQLQILFAGEATHRTFYSTTHGALLSGWREADRLIGLWDLQSQQPRPRL, encoded by the exons ATGCTCACCATCATTTGTCTCAG TGGTGGGAATGGAGCCCAGGCCTTGCAGAAGCCAGGCAggcctcaaccactgagccacacccccagtgccaagcacagccactttggaaagcattTAATGGTATTAAACAGCAGTCCcacgtggtggcgcatgcctgtatcccagcagaagctgagacaggagaatcacaagttcaaaaccagcctcagcaatg GTGGCGTGGTGGAGGTGGGTGCACACTGGATCCATGGGCCCTCCCAGGGCAACCCTGTCTTCCAGCTGGCTGCTGAGTATGGTCTCCTAGGGGAGAAGGAGTTGTCCAAGGAGAACCAGCTGGTGGAGACAGGTGGGCATGTGGGCCTGCCTTCTGTGTGCTGTACTAGCTCCGGGGCACGTGTGAGCCTTGAGCTGGTGGCAGAGATGGCCAGTCTTTTTTACGGGCTGATAGACCAGACCCGGGAGTTCCTTCATGCAACTGAGACCCCAGTGCCCAGCGTTGGGGAGTACCTCAAGAAGGAGATCAGCCAGCAGGTAACCGGCTGGACAGAGAATGAGGAGACCAGGAAGCTCAAGTTGGCCATCCTGAACACCTTCTTCCACGTGGAGTGCTGCTTGAGTGGCACCCATAGCATGGACCTGGTGGCCCTTGCGCCCTTTGGAGAGTACACCGTGCTGCCAGGGCTGGATTGCACCTTCTCTGG GGGCTACCAGGAACTTACCAACTGCATCATGGCCTCCTTGCCGAAGGACGTGATGATTTTCAACAGGCCTGTGAAGACTATTCACTGGAACGGCTCCTTCCGGGAGGGCACATTTCCTGGGGAGACCTTTCCTGTGTTGGTGGAGTGTGAGGATGGCAGTCGCCTTCCAGCACATCACGTCATTGTCACCGTTCCCTTAG GTTTTCTCAAAGAACAACAGAATACCTTCTTTGATCCTCCACTGCCTGCTGAGAAAGCAGAAGCAATCAGGAAAATAGGCTTTGGGACCAACAACAAAATCTTCCTGGAGTTTGAGGAGCCCTTCTGGGAGCCCGACTGCCAGCTCATCCAGGTGGTATGGGAGGACACATCACCCCTTCAGGACACAGCTCCCTCAATGCAGGATGCTTGGTTCAAGAAGCTCATTGGCTTCTTGGTCCTGCCACCCTTCGG GTCTGTGCACGTGCTCTGCGGCTTCATTGCTGGCTTGGAGTCTGAGTTTATGGAGACTCTGTCTGATGAAGAAGTACTTCTCTCTCTAACCCAAGTGCTCCGGAGAGTGACAG GAAACCCACAGCTGCCTGCGCCTAAGAGTGTGCTGAGGTCTTGCTGGCACAGTGCCCCATACACCCGGGGTTCCTACAGCTACGTGGCCGTGGGCAGCACTGGAGATGACATAGACCTGCTGGCCCAGCCTCTCCCTGTGGATGACTCCAGCACCCAG CTCCAGATCCTGTTTGCAGGGGAAGCCACACATCGGACGTTTTACTCTACAACGCATGGGGCCCTGCTGTCTGGCTGGAGGGAGGCTGACCGCCTCATTGGTCTGTGGGACCTGCAGTCCCAGCAGCCCCGGCCCCGGCTCTGA